The following are from one region of the Streptomyces changanensis genome:
- a CDS encoding helix-turn-helix domain-containing protein, translating to MPAARKSRLESDADVIRIQASDEQRPAGRLLGDELRFHRERLGYTLADAARVIRASTSKISRLERGESPAKPRDVHDLAVFYRLSREQQGQLDQLLAQAGNADLYAQFADVTPNFLKRLIRLEGTAEKISVFDPRVVPGLLQIEDYARALVSMMELGVAPTDIERIVALRMKRQVMLDKGVPTLAAHISEDVLYRPYGSADVMVKQMAFLLKATRTNRVNVRIVPKEAIMPPYPLFHLTFGDRQELAYVEHLDGANYITQKPQLDKYRRLLDNVRASAYDREQSTAALEQALAHWERLAATDGPA from the coding sequence ATGCCCGCCGCCCGCAAGTCCCGCCTCGAGTCGGACGCCGACGTCATCCGCATACAGGCGTCGGACGAGCAGCGCCCCGCCGGCCGGCTGCTCGGTGATGAGCTGAGGTTCCACCGCGAGCGTCTCGGGTACACCCTGGCCGACGCCGCGCGGGTGATCCGGGCCTCGACCTCGAAGATCAGCCGTTTGGAGCGGGGGGAGAGCCCGGCCAAGCCGCGGGACGTCCATGACCTGGCCGTGTTCTACCGGCTGTCCCGGGAGCAGCAGGGTCAGCTCGACCAGCTGCTGGCGCAGGCGGGGAACGCCGACCTCTACGCGCAATTCGCCGATGTGACGCCCAACTTCCTCAAGCGCCTGATCCGCCTCGAGGGCACCGCCGAGAAGATCTCCGTCTTCGACCCACGTGTCGTGCCGGGGCTGCTGCAGATCGAGGACTACGCGCGGGCGCTGGTGTCGATGATGGAGCTCGGCGTCGCGCCCACTGACATCGAACGCATCGTCGCCCTGCGGATGAAGCGGCAGGTCATGCTCGACAAGGGTGTCCCCACCTTGGCCGCCCACATAAGCGAGGACGTGCTCTATCGGCCGTACGGTTCCGCGGACGTGATGGTGAAACAGATGGCGTTCCTCCTCAAGGCGACGCGGACCAACCGTGTCAATGTCCGTATCGTGCCCAAGGAGGCCATCATGCCTCCCTACCCCCTGTTCCACTTGACGTTCGGCGACCGCCAGGAGCTCGCCTACGTGGAACACCTCGACGGGGCGAACTACATCACGCAGAAGCCTCAGCTCGACAAGTACCGCCGACTGCTGGACAACGTCCGCGCGAGCGCGTACGACCGCGAGCAGAGCACCGCGGCGCTGGAGCAGGCGCTCGCCCACTGGGAGCGGCTGGCCGCCACGGACGGGCCGGCGTAG
- a CDS encoding DUF397 domain-containing protein has translation MAMTIKNGVSAGEIMGVTWVKAQASVGAGECIEVAGLPEGGVAVRNSRDPEGPALIFTKAELKAFLEGAKGSEFDRLAV, from the coding sequence ATGGCGATGACGATCAAAAACGGTGTCTCGGCTGGCGAGATCATGGGTGTGACCTGGGTGAAGGCTCAGGCGAGCGTGGGGGCCGGTGAGTGTATCGAGGTGGCGGGCCTCCCCGAAGGCGGCGTGGCCGTGCGCAACTCCCGGGACCCGGAGGGCCCGGCGTTGATCTTCACGAAGGCGGAACTGAAGGCCTTCCTGGAGGGTGCGAAGGGCTCGGAGTTCGACCGTCTCGCCGTTTAG